A region of Micromonospora sp. WMMD882 DNA encodes the following proteins:
- a CDS encoding DUF4926 domain-containing protein encodes MKLFDVVVLLESLSEADVPAGSTGTVVEIFEEPRPAYEVEFVDGDGETLAVATVRPEQVQRRP; translated from the coding sequence TTGAAACTCTTCGATGTCGTCGTCCTGCTGGAGTCCCTGTCGGAGGCGGACGTTCCAGCAGGCAGCACGGGAACCGTGGTCGAGATCTTCGAGGAGCCACGGCCGGCGTACGAGGTCGAGTTCGTAGACGGGGACGGGGAGACGCTGGCCGTGGCGACGGTGCGACCGGAGCAGGTCCAGCGAAGGCCGTGA
- a CDS encoding ABC transporter ATP-binding protein, whose translation MITVENLTKRYGGHTAVEDVSFTCQPGTVTGFLGPNGAGKSTTMRMICGLTPPTSGSATVDGVPYRRLPNPGRRIGVLLDASAQHAGRTGRETLTLAARTMGVDPARVPATLDMVGLNAVAAKRRVGAYSLGMRQRLGLAHALLGDPRILILDEPANGLDPEGIFWMRGLLRDFADRGGTVLLSSHLLREVEAVADRLVVIGGGRVVAQGDRDELLAGAGTLVRARDPQALRAALTTAGLDATSSTDGGLLVAAEAGAVGQAAADARVALVELRPAGSGGLEQLFLTLTADQSTREAVR comes from the coding sequence ATGATCACGGTCGAGAACCTCACCAAACGGTACGGCGGGCACACCGCCGTCGAGGACGTGTCGTTCACCTGCCAACCGGGCACGGTGACCGGCTTCCTCGGGCCGAACGGCGCCGGCAAGTCCACCACCATGCGGATGATCTGCGGTCTCACGCCCCCGACGTCCGGCAGCGCCACGGTCGACGGGGTGCCCTACCGGCGGCTGCCCAACCCGGGACGGCGGATCGGGGTGCTGTTGGACGCGTCGGCGCAGCATGCCGGCCGTACCGGACGGGAGACCCTGACCCTCGCGGCCCGGACGATGGGCGTCGACCCGGCCCGGGTGCCGGCCACGCTCGACATGGTCGGGCTGAACGCGGTGGCGGCGAAACGCCGCGTCGGGGCGTACTCGTTGGGGATGCGGCAGCGGCTCGGCCTGGCGCACGCGCTGCTGGGTGACCCACGCATCCTGATCCTCGACGAGCCGGCCAACGGCCTGGACCCGGAGGGGATCTTCTGGATGCGCGGCCTGCTGCGCGACTTCGCCGACCGGGGCGGCACGGTGCTGCTCTCGTCCCACCTGCTGCGGGAGGTGGAGGCGGTGGCCGACCGGCTGGTGGTGATCGGCGGCGGCCGGGTGGTCGCCCAGGGTGACCGGGACGAGCTGCTCGCCGGGGCCGGCACGCTGGTCCGGGCCCGTGATCCGCAGGCGCTGCGCGCCGCCCTGACCACGGCCGGTCTCGACGCCACCAGCAGCACCGACGGGGGGTTGCTGGTGGCGGCCGAGGCCGGCGCGGTCGGGCAGGCCGCCGCCGACGCTCGCGTCGCGCTCGTCGAGTTGCGGCCGGCCGGCAGCGGCGGCCTGGAGCAACTCTTCCTCACCCTCACCGCCGACCAGTCGACCCGAGAGGCCGTCCGATGA
- a CDS encoding response regulator transcription factor, with the protein MAAVAGVTGLPAGDGVPGPAAGAAASEPGPAAPPPVRVLVVDDDPLVRAGLSMILGGAPDLRVVGEAGDGSEVPAAVEAYAPNVVLMDIRMPRVDGLAATETLRARPDPPEVLVLTTFDADDQVLRALRAGAGGFLLKDTPPAEIVQAVRRVAAGEATLSPTVTRRLIAHVTTSTPAEARPDPRRERALRLLAGLSQRERDVAVALGQGRTNAEISAELFMSVATVKAYVSRLLTKLELNNRVQVALLVHDAELV; encoded by the coding sequence CTGGCTGCCGTGGCCGGCGTGACCGGGCTGCCTGCCGGGGACGGCGTGCCTGGGCCGGCTGCCGGGGCCGCCGCGTCCGAGCCTGGTCCTGCCGCGCCGCCGCCGGTGCGGGTGCTCGTGGTGGACGACGACCCGCTGGTCCGGGCCGGCCTGTCGATGATCCTCGGCGGCGCGCCGGACCTGCGCGTGGTCGGCGAGGCCGGCGACGGCAGCGAGGTGCCCGCCGCCGTCGAGGCGTACGCGCCGAACGTGGTGCTGATGGACATCCGGATGCCCCGGGTGGACGGGCTGGCCGCCACCGAGACCCTGCGGGCCCGCCCCGACCCGCCGGAGGTGCTGGTGCTCACCACCTTCGACGCCGACGACCAGGTGCTCCGGGCGCTGCGTGCCGGGGCGGGCGGCTTCCTGCTCAAGGACACCCCGCCCGCCGAGATCGTGCAGGCGGTCCGCCGGGTCGCCGCCGGTGAGGCCACCCTCTCACCGACGGTCACCCGCCGGCTGATCGCGCACGTCACCACGTCCACCCCGGCCGAGGCCCGCCCCGACCCGCGCCGGGAGCGGGCGCTGCGCCTGCTCGCCGGGCTCAGCCAACGGGAACGCGATGTAGCCGTCGCGCTGGGCCAGGGACGGACCAACGCGGAGATCTCCGCCGAGCTGTTCATGAGCGTGGCCACCGTCAAGGCGTACGTGTCGCGACTGCTGACCAAGCTGGAGCTGAACAACCGCGTCCAGGTCGCCCTGCTCGTCCACGACGCCGAACTCGTCTGA
- a CDS encoding histidine kinase: MSSAVAVPEHPWLLPGGLARPTDPARRHPRRTTRDWLVDVLCFVIALGWVLLATLDAASPEPEFATALPYRWMIPVDAALGLLVAALLWLRRRWPVALAAATLPLSAFSMATAVPVVIIYFTVVVHRRTAVALAITAGGLAANQVFSYLRPDPNLSYWQTAAWGVVITVAVLAWGMFVRARRQLIVSLRERADRAEAEQQLRVAQARQTERTRIAREMHDVLAHRISLLSLHAGALEFRPDASPHEVARAAGVIRGSAHAALQDLREVIGVLRADTAEDGAPAAPERPQPTLADVPALVEESRAAGVRVDLRNRVGAAEAVPAAVGRSAYRIVQEGLTNARKHAPGAGVTVDLAGGSGDGLTVEIRNRRPVGESVAPDIPGAGTGLVGIAERVHLAGGRLTHGRDAAGDFRLAAWLPWPA; encoded by the coding sequence ATGAGCAGCGCCGTCGCCGTACCCGAACACCCCTGGCTGCTGCCCGGCGGGCTGGCCCGGCCCACGGACCCGGCCCGGCGGCATCCCCGCCGCACCACCCGGGACTGGCTGGTCGACGTCCTGTGCTTCGTGATCGCCCTCGGCTGGGTGCTGCTGGCCACGCTGGATGCCGCCTCCCCCGAGCCGGAGTTCGCCACCGCGCTGCCGTACCGGTGGATGATCCCGGTGGACGCGGCGCTCGGCCTGCTCGTCGCCGCCCTGCTCTGGCTACGCCGGCGCTGGCCGGTGGCGCTGGCGGCGGCCACCCTGCCGCTGAGCGCCTTCTCGATGGCCACCGCGGTGCCGGTGGTGATCATCTACTTCACGGTGGTGGTGCACCGGCGGACCGCCGTGGCGCTGGCGATCACCGCTGGCGGCCTCGCCGCCAACCAGGTCTTCAGCTACCTGCGGCCCGACCCGAACCTGTCGTACTGGCAGACCGCCGCCTGGGGTGTGGTGATCACCGTGGCCGTGCTGGCCTGGGGGATGTTCGTCCGGGCCCGCCGGCAGTTGATCGTCTCGCTGCGCGAGCGGGCCGACCGGGCCGAGGCCGAGCAGCAGCTCCGCGTCGCCCAGGCCCGGCAGACCGAGCGCACCAGGATCGCCCGGGAGATGCACGACGTGCTCGCCCACCGGATCTCCCTGCTCAGCCTGCACGCCGGAGCGCTGGAGTTCCGCCCCGACGCGTCCCCGCACGAGGTCGCCCGCGCCGCCGGGGTGATCCGTGGCAGCGCGCACGCCGCGCTCCAGGACCTCCGCGAGGTGATCGGGGTGTTGCGCGCCGACACCGCCGAGGACGGGGCGCCGGCCGCGCCGGAACGCCCGCAGCCCACCCTGGCCGACGTGCCGGCGCTGGTCGAGGAGTCCCGGGCCGCCGGCGTCCGGGTCGACCTGCGGAACCGGGTCGGCGCGGCTGAGGCGGTGCCGGCGGCGGTCGGCCGCAGCGCGTACCGGATCGTGCAGGAAGGCCTGACCAACGCCCGCAAGCACGCCCCCGGGGCGGGGGTCACCGTCGACCTGGCCGGCGGCTCCGGCGACGGCCTGACCGTCGAGATCCGCAACCGCCGCCCGGTGGGGGAGAGCGTCGCGCCGGACATCCCGGGCGCCGGCACCGGCCTGGTCGGCATCGCCGAGCGGGTCCACCTGGCCGGCGGGCGCCTCACCCACGGCCGGGACGCCGCCGGCGACTTCCGGCTCGCCGCCTGGCTGCCGTGGCCGGCGTGA
- a CDS encoding winged helix-turn-helix domain-containing protein has product MTGYVPTYRVILNNIRKSIASGSLKPGDRLPTLPELAEKYECSIGTARRAVEILLETEEIHGRQGVGTFVGPRPERHS; this is encoded by the coding sequence GTGACCGGGTACGTGCCGACCTATCGCGTAATCCTCAACAACATCCGCAAGAGCATCGCGAGCGGCAGCCTGAAGCCTGGCGACAGGCTACCCACTCTCCCCGAGCTGGCAGAGAAGTACGAATGCTCCATCGGGACGGCACGACGAGCCGTCGAAATCCTGCTCGAAACGGAAGAGATCCACGGCCGACAGGGAGTAGGAACTTTCGTCGGTCCACGCCCGGAACGCCATTCGTAA